A genome region from Lucilia cuprina isolate Lc7/37 chromosome 3, ASM2204524v1, whole genome shotgun sequence includes the following:
- the LOC111682844 gene encoding high mobility group protein 20A, with translation MENVQETTEQKETNETCEEIIKPDDQQILQQQHVEEEQPLQQQEQKQEEQHKQQDLTEPQVAEEDSQQKLEVKEKLLDAIAEAPAVVENHPSEPQTIAYEEHNDEEEEDEDDDEEKETSQKLVIDIPDEEEEEEEEEKDDLEDEDNDVIALDDLPQEVLKQKVNEKPSPKSEMTDAIITLSDGEEDIPASEEAIKPGKVQKRRSMGAASVTAGQDEERFRLKRRKINVAGAPKMPLTGYVRYMNDRRDSLRKEHPSKTAMEHTKMIGEEWHALSSDVKANYLKAADVDKQRYVKELHSFLKSRPDILASELAKNKIRKTGENNSPNPTANAAAATSTNQKPVLKDKPQINEATKSKDNMSKDKMTKDNMPSTSTAPLVTEKLSVNDKNKRKRTPTPPTSTTANNNNTNTTNANMTNTTAASCSSSSNITSTIVTPTPGEIPIFTNEFLEHNKIYDMELRSLRKSKTDLEQQNSVLEKHVENMKFGVEKMVTENNELEEKNRLLEIYLDKLKRKLALALGGLPLPTAPNGATVENIDKYMQDLYKMSTSNSHGPATLNKAKDIIRKLDLQIQL, from the exons ATGGAAAATGTTCAAGAGACTACAGAACAAAAGGAAACAAATGAAACTtgtgaagaaattataaaaCCAGACGACCAACAAATACTTCAGCAACAGCATGTGGAAGAAGAACAACCTTTACAACAACAAGAGCAAAAACAAGAAGAACAGCATAAACAACAAGATTTAACAGAACCACAAGTGGCTGAGGAAGATTCGCAACAGAAACTTgaagtaaaagaaaaactattagatGCAATTGCTGAAGCACCTGCAGTTGTTGAAAACCATCCATCCGAAccccagactatagcctatgaAGAACATAATGATGAAGAGGAGGAAGAcgaagatgatgatgaagaaaaaGAAACTTCCCAGAAATTGGTAATAGATATACCAGACGAAGAAGAGGAGGAGGAGGAAGAGGAAAAAGATGATTTAGAAGATGAGGACAATGATGTTATAGCCTTGGATGATTTACCTCAAGaggtattaaaacaaaaagtaaacgaGAAACCCTCTCCAAAATCAGAGATGACCGATGCTATAATAACTTTATCCGATGGCGAGGAAGATATACCCGCTAGTGAGGAGGCTATTAAACCGGGTAAAGTACAAAAACGGCGTAGTATGGGCGCAGCCTCAGTGACAGCTGGACAAGATGAAGAACGTTTTCGTTTGAAAAGACGTAAAATTAATGTGGCCGGTGCTCCTAAAATGCCCCTAACCG GCTATGTTCGCTATATGAATGATAGACGTGATTCGTTGCGTAAAGAACATCCTTCCAAAACTGCCATGGAACACACGAAAATGATTGGTGAAGAATGGCATGCATTGTCATCGGATGTTAAGGCGAATTATTTAAAGGCTGCAGATGTAGATAAACAAAG ATATGTTAAGGAATTGCATAGTTTTCTAAAATCGCGACCCGATATTTTAGCCAGTGAATtggctaaaaataaaatacgtaAAACCGGTGAAAACAATAGTCCTAATCCAACAGCGAACGCCGCAGCAGCTACGTCCACTAATCAAAAACCAGTACTTAAAGATAAACCACAAATAAATGAAGCAACAAAGTCTAAAGACAACATGAGTAAGGATAAGATGACTAAAGACAACATGCCCTCAACCTCAACAGCACCACTGGTCACAGAGAAGTTGAGCGTAAATGATAAAAACAAACGTAAACGTACACCAACACCACCCACTTCCACCACAGCCAACAATAATAACACGAATACAACAAATGCCAATATGACGAACACAACAGCGGCcagctgcagcagcagcagtaataTCACTTCCACTATTGTAACACCCACACCCGGAGAAATACCCATTTTTACGAATGAATTTCTGGAACATAATAAAATCTATGACATGGAATTACGTTCTCTTAGAAAATCGAAAACAGACTTGGAACAACAGAATTCGGTATTAGAGAAACATGTTGAGAATATGAAATTCGGTGTAGAGAAAATGGTCACCGAAAACAATGAGTTAGAAGAGAAGAATAGacttttggaaatttatttggataaattaaaacgaaaattaGCTTTGGCTTTGGGGGGTTTGCCATTGCCAACGGCACCCAATGGTGCCACAGTGGAgaatatagataaatatatgCAGGATCTATATAAAATGTCCACTTCCAATTCGCATGGCCCGGCTACTTTGAATAAGGCTAAGgatattattagaaaattagaTTTACAAATACAACTCTaa